The following coding sequences are from one Chanos chanos chromosome 12, fChaCha1.1, whole genome shotgun sequence window:
- the poc1bl gene encoding polypeptide N-acetylgalactosaminyltransferase 4, with the protein MKIRWSRKLGLLAKACAFLWVLWLAYSLLLRSSSSSSSYSRSNDGGGEGDVRNARAVPREDDENAAALSRPVYEKPPPDPNAPGEWGKAARLSLSSEEKKQEEDSIERYALNIYVSDKISLHRHIEDNRMHECRAKKYDIRRLPTTTVIIAFYNEAWSTLLRTIHSVLETTPALLLREIILIDDFSDRVYLKSQLAEYISNLERVRLIRTNKREGLVRARLIGATYATGDVLTFLDCHCECVPGWIEPLLERIGESESTIICPVIDTIDWNTFEFYMQTDEPMIGGFDWRLTFQWHIVPQAERNRRKSRIDPIRSPTMAGGLFAVSKAYFEYLGTYDMGMEVWGGENLELSFRVWQCGGSLEIHPCSHVGHVFPKKAPYARPNFLQNTVRAAEVWMGPYKQHFYNRNPPARKESHGDISERILLRDRLKCQSFDWYLKNIYPDLHVPEDRPGWHGAVRSEGIHSECLDYNAPDHNPTGAQLSLFGCHGQGGNQYFEYTSQKEIRFNSVTELCAEVPEGQVSIGMRNCPRDGLPSPPSIIWEFRDDGTIYHRHTDKCVTSYRTAEGRTNVQMRTCTPGDKQQRWKFE; encoded by the exons ATGAAGATCCGCTGGTCTCGTAAGCTGGGGCTCCTGGCCAAGGCCTGCGCCTTCCTGTGGGTGCTGTGGTTAGCCTACAGTCTGCTGCTGCGttcttcatcctcatcctcatcctacTCCCGTAGCAACGACGGCGGGGGGGAGGGAGACGTCCGGAACGCGAGGGCAGTTCCACGGGAGGACGATGAAAACGCGGCCGCTTTATCGCGGCCTGTTTACGAGAAGCCCCCGCCGGACCCCAACGCCCCCGGGGAGTGGGGCAAAGCCGCCCGGCTGAGTCTGAGCAGCGAGGAGAAGAAGCAGGAAGAGGACAGCATAGAACGCTACGCTCTCAATATCTATGTCAGCGATAAGATTTCCCTCCATCGCCACATTGAGGATAACAGGATGCACGA ATGCAGAGCAAAGAAGTACGACATTCGCCGTCTGCCCACCACGACGGTAATCATAGCCTTTTACAACGAGGCCTGGTCCACCCTGCTTAGAACCATCCACAGCGTGCTGGAGACCACACCCGCCTTGCTTCTCAGAGAGATCATTCTCATCGATGACTTCAGTGACCGAG TCTATCTTAAGAGCCAGCTGGCCGAGTACATTAGCAACCTGGAACGCGTGCGTCTCATTCGCACAAACAAGAGGGAGGGGCTCGTGCGTGCCCGACTCATCGGCGCCACCTACGCTACGGGGGATGTCCTTACCTTTCTGGACTGTCACTGCGAGTGTGTGCCCGGCTGGATCGAACCCCTGCTGGAGAG AAtcggagagagtgagagcaccATCATTTGCCCGGTTATCGACACCATCGACTGGAACACGTTTGAGTTCTACATGCAGACAGATGAGCCCATGATCGGCGGCTTCGACTGGCGGCTGACCTTCCAATGGCACATCGTGCCACAGGCGGAACGCAACAGACGCAAATCCCGAATTGATCCCATCAG GTCTCCTACCATGGCTGGAGGATTGTTTGCTGTGAGCAAGGCCTATTTTGAGTATCTGGGAACCTATGACATGGGCATGGAGGTCTGGGGGGGAGAGAACCTGGAGCTCTCCTTCAGG GTTTGGCAGTGTGGAGGATCTTTGGAGATCCATCCTTGTTCCCACGTCGGTCACGTTTTCCCAAAAAAGGCACCGTACGCCCGCCCCAACTTCCTCCAAAACACCGTCCGCGCCGCGGAGGTCTGGATGGGCCCTTACAAACAGCACTTCTACAACCGCAACCCTCCGGCCAGGAAG GAGTCACACGGGGATATATCTGAGCGGATTCTTCTGCGGGACCGGCTCAAGTGTCAAAGCTTCGACTGGTACCTGAAGAACATCTACCCCGACCTACACGTGCCAGAGGACCGGCCCGGCTGGCACGGAGCT GTACGGAGTGAAGGCATCCACTCTGAATGTTTGGACTACAACGCTCCAGACCACAATCCCACTGGGGCCCAGTTGTCTCTCTTCGGATGCCACGGGCAAGGAGGCAATCAG taTTTCGAGTACACGTCGCAGAAAGAGATCCGCTTCAACTCGGTGACGGAGCTGTGCGCCGAGGTCCCTGAGGGTCAGGTCAGCATAGGGATGAGAAACTGCCCCAGAGACGGCCTGCCCTCACCCCCCAGCATCATCTGGGAGTTCAGAGAC GATGGAACCATATACCATCGTCATACTGACAAGTGCGTCACCTCGTACCGTACGGCTGAGGGACGGACCAATGTCCAAATGAGGACTTGCACGCCGGGAGATAAGCAACAGCGCTGGAAGTTTGAATGA